Proteins from a single region of Gossypium arboreum isolate Shixiya-1 chromosome 1, ASM2569848v2, whole genome shotgun sequence:
- the LOC108463568 gene encoding uncharacterized protein LOC108463568, protein MLSSYSFHCVTQCPVLALSYSKFRVQTRPCIFSLNRSSRVFESNFKLTKNKWKFSCFRYDGFSPENPKSEYIDHFLPEETVQPEVDKSSPHKRDWKSTLPEATDAVLRAVGSRWTVPWTAETILKVMLLWVAAFWFMGSWIIPFAAHMAGLSKDSLTFRGQALFSLVTDVSEGLTGIAILHRCLSQFHPLPSDWFKFSLRGKWVFDVALGCLMFPIINRLSQFNLNLLPVIPSAPVTLSSVEQSILARDPVAMALYAIVVSVCAPIWEEIIFRGFLLPSLTKYMPVWCAILVSSVAFALAHFNVQRMLPLIFLGMVMGVVFARTRNLLPSMLLHSLWNGFVFLDLMR, encoded by the exons ATGTTAAGCTCCTATTCCTTCCACTGTGTCACTCAGTGCCCAGTTCTTGCACTTTCTTACTCCAAATTTCGTGTTCAGACCCGACCCTGTATCTTTTCTTTGAACCGGAGCTCCCGGGTCTTTGAATCCAATTTCAAGCTCACAAAGAAC AAGTGGAAATTTTCATGCTTTAGGTATGATGGGTTCTCCCCAGAAAATCCGAAATCCGAATATATTGATCATTTTCTGCCTGAGGAAACAGTACAACCCGAGGTTGATAAGTCTAGCCCTCACAAAAGAGATTGGAAATCAACTCTTCCGGAG GCTACAGATGCAGTTTTAAGGGCAGTTGGCAGCAGGTGGACTGTACCATGGACCGCAGAGACCATTCTGAAG GTTATGCTTCTCTGGGTAGCAGCATTCTGGTTCATGGGGTCTTGGATAATTCCTTTTGCTGCTCACATGGCAGGGTTGAGCAAGGATTCTCTAACATTCAGGGGACAAGCCTTGTTCAGCCTTGTGACTGATGTAAGTGAAGGCCTTACCGGGATAGCAATACTTCACCGCTGCCTGTCTCAGTTTCATCCCCTTCCATCAGATTGGTTTAAATTCAGCTTGAGAGGAAAGTGGGTCTTCGATGTTGCACTAGGATGCCTCATGTTTCCCATCATCAACAGATTATCGCAATTCAACCTCAACTTGCTGCCTGTTATTCCCTCTGCACCTGTTACACTTTCAAGCGTTGAGCAGTCAATCTTAGCAAGGGATCCAGTAGCCATGGCACTATACGCAATTGTAGTTTCCGTCTGTGCTCCGATATGGGAAGAGATAATTTTCCGTGGTTTCCTTCTTCCTTCGTTGACCAAATACATGCCTGTATGGTGTGCTATACTGGTGAGTTCAGTTGCCTTTGCACTGGCACATTTTAACGTACAGAGAATGCTACCACTTATTTTCCTAGGAATGGTGATGGGTGTTGTTTTCGCACGAACGAGGAATCTATTGCCATCCATGCTTCTCCACAGCCTTTGGAATGGCTTTGTATTCTTGGATTTAATGAGATAA
- the LOC108466955 gene encoding uncharacterized protein LOC108466955, whose translation MEQKSLLLSALGVGVGVGVGLGLASGQNKWTGTGSNSSTGITLERIEKELLRQIVDGRESQVTFDEFPYYLSEQTQALLTSAAYVHLKHADVSKYTRNLSPASQAILLSGPAELYQQMLAKALAHFFESKLLLLDVTDFSLKIQSKYGSGQESSFKRSTSESTLERLSGLLGSFSLLSQEEPKGTLRRQSSGVDIGSRGTEGPPKLRRYASVSENINSLASQCSPGNPAPLRRTSSLSFDEKLLIQALYKVLIYVSKASPIVLYLRDVDKLLSRSQRIYNLFQKMLKKLSGNVLILGSCVVDLNNDDREFDDRLSAIFPYNIEIRPPADEKHLVSWKSQLEKDMKMIQAQDNRNHIMEVLSANDLDCDDLDSICIADTMALSRYIEEVVVSAISYHLMNNKDPEYRNGKLVISSKSLSHGLSIFQEGKSIGKDTLKREPQSETLKETGAGSVGVKLESKSGSKNPEKKSETTLPATKAEGENPAPASKVPEVPPDNEFEKRIRPEVIPAKEIDVTFADIGALEETKESLQELVMLPLRRPDLFKGGLLKPCRGILLFGPPGTGKTMLAKAIAKEAGASFINVSMSTITSKWFGEDEKNVRALFTLAAKVSPTIIFVDEVDSMLGQRTRVGEHEAMRKIKNEFMAHWDGLLTRQNERILVLAATNRPFDLDEAIIRRFERRIMVGLPGAENREKIFRTLLGKEKVEDGLDFAELALMTEGYTGSDLKNLCTTAAYRPVRELIQQERLKDLERKQRVVEVQNKEDGAEERVITLRPLSMEDFRQAKNQVAASFASEGAGMNELKQWNDLYGEGGSRKKEQLSYFL comes from the exons ATGGAACAAAAAAGCCTACTGTTATCGGCGTTGGGTGTGGGTGTTGGGGTAGGGGTAGGGCTAGGTCTGGCTTCGGGTCAGAACAAATGGACCGGAACCGGTTCCAATTCATCAACCGGCATCACTTTGGAGAGGATAGAGAAAGAATTACTTCGCCAAATCGTTGATGGCAGAGAAAGCCAAGTCACCTTCGATGAGTTCCCTTACTACCTCAG TGAACAAACTCAAGCATTGCTAACCAGTGCTGCCTATGTCCATTTGAAACATGCTGATGTTTCCAAGTACACAAGGAACCTTTCTCCTGCTAGTCAAGCTATATTACTATCGGGACCTGCAG AACTTTACCAACAAATGCTTGCCAAAGCTTTAGCCCATTTCTTTGAATCCAAGTTGCTGCTCTTGGATGTAActgatttttccttaaaa ATTCAAAGTAAATATGGAAGTGGCCAAGAATCT TCTTTCAAAAGATCCACTTCGGAGTCGACACTCGAGCGATTGTCTGGCTTACTTGGCTCATTTTCACTCCTTTCTCAGGAAGAGCCCAAAG GTACGTTGAGGCGGCAGAGCAGCGGTGTGGATATTGGGTCAAG GGGAACAGAAGGTCCTCCTAAGCTACGTCGATATGCATCTGTATCAGAGAATATCAATAGCCTTGCTTCTCAATGCAGTCCAGGAAATCCAG CTCCTCTGAGGCGAACAAGCAGTTTGTCTTTTGATGAGAAGCTTCTTATACAGGCTCTTTACAAG GTGTTGATATATGTATCAAAAGCCAGTCCTATTGTGCTTTATCTTAGGGATGTCGACAAGCTCTTGTCTAGATCACAAAGGATTTATAATTTGTTCCAAAAGATGTTAAAGAAACTTTCCGGGAACGTGTTGATCCTCGGGTCATGCGTTGTTGACCTGAATAATGATGACAGGGAATTTGACGACAGGTTATCAGCCATTTTCCCTTACAACATTGAGATCAGGCCCCCAGCAGATGAAAAACATCTTGTAAGCTGGAAATCTCAGCTAGAAAAGGACATGAAGATGATCCAAGCTCAGGATAATAGAAATCACATCATGGAGGTGCTCTCAGCAAACGATCTTGACTGCGATGATCTAGATTCGATCTGCATTGCAGATACAATGGCCCTCAGTAGATACATAGAGGAGGTTGTCGTATCCGCCATTTCTTATCATTTGATGAATAATAAGGACCCTGAATACAGAAATGGGAAACTCGTGATATCATCAAAGAG TTTGTCGCATGGATTGAGTATATTCCAGGAAGGGAAGTCCATTGGTAAAGACACATTAAAACGGGAACCACAATCCGAAACATTGAAG GAAACAGGAGCTGGTTCAGTAGGTGTGAAGCTAGAATCAAAATCCGGCAGCAAAAATCCTGAAAAGAAGAGTGAAACAACCCTTCCGGCAACAAAGGCCGAGGGTGAAAATCCTGCTCCGGCCTCAAAAGTTCCG GAAGTTCCTCCAGACAATGAATTTGAAAAGCGAATAAGGCCTGAGGTCATACCGGCGAAAGAGATCGACGTTACATTTGCAGACATTGGTGCGTTAGAAGAGACCAAAGAATCACTGCAGGAGTTAGTGATGCTTCCTCTTCGAAGGCCAGACCTTTTCAAAGGTGGTCTCCTAAAGCCTTGCAGGGGAATATTGTTGTTTGGTCCTCCGGGCACTGGAAAGACAATGTTAGCAAAGGCCATTGCTAAAGAAGCTGGTGCAAGCTTCATTAATGTATCCATGTCTACTATTACTTCAAAATGGTTCGGGGAAGATGAGAAGAATGTCCGAGCTTTGTTCACATTGGCAGCCAAAGTCTCACCAACTATTATATTCGTTGATGAGGTAGATAGCATGCTAGGGCAGAGGACTAGAGTCGGAGAACATGAAGCCATGcgaaaaataaaaaatgagttTATGGCTCACTGGGATGGCCTCTTGACGAGGCAAAATGAACGTATCCTAGTTCTTGCTGCAACCAATCGGCCATTTGACCTCGATGAAGCCATAATTAGGCGTTTTGAGAGAAG AATCATGGTGGGACTTCCGGGTGCAGAGAACCGGGAAAAGATTTTTCGAACTCTtttgggaaaagaaaaagtagaagATGGTCTAGACTTCGCTGAGCTGGCATTAATGACAGAAGGATATACCGGAAGTGACCTTAAG AATTTATGCACAACCGCGGCTTATCGGCCAGTTAGAGAGTTAATACAGCAAGAGAGATTGAAAGATCTG GAGAGAAAACAAAGAGTTGTTGAAGTACAAAACAAAGAAGATGGTGCAGAAGAAAGAGTCATTACCCTAAGGCCATTATCTATGGAAGATTTCAGGCAAGCAAAGAATCAG GTGGCGGCTAGCTTCGCATCTGAGGGAGCTGGAATGAATGAGTTAAAACAGTGGAATGACTTGTACGGAGAAGGGGGTTCAAGAAAAAAGGAGCAACTATCTTACTTCCTATGA